A stretch of the Anaeromyxobacter sp. genome encodes the following:
- a CDS encoding DUF814 domain-containing protein: protein MSLSTDELDLLLSELAPLCGARVDAVRCHAERALTLELHGRGREALLLLSAEADATRLHVATARPPQPETPFGWQGLLRRELEGARLAGLARWPGDRVVALTFERAAGPAVLVAELTGRHGNLFLLDAEGTIRASAGRNLSTRRELVPGKRYVAPEHPSPRPSPQGGEGGVASSPRPQRFADELAVPSPRPSPRGGEGEGAPFPLSAAVERHYLAQEEARALAEARKRLREPARAALARGRRALEKLADEAARVPAAEGDRRLGDLLKAHLHAVKRGQHEVEVTEWTEEGPRQVVVPLDPALGPKENLERLYRRFRRITESAARVQARLAEVQARDAALVALLAAVDAASVDALPRLERQARAMGAGPRPAPRPRRRDDQPAPPYRAFRSAAGLPILVGRGAAENDQLTRRVARGNDLWLHARGLAGAHVVVRLGKAAPDQETFLDAAHLAVHFSDGRGEPQVEVAATRVKHVKKARGAAPGAVTYSQERVVLLRLEPARLARLLAEEEASQA, encoded by the coding sequence GTGTCCCTCTCCACCGACGAGCTCGACCTGCTGCTCTCCGAGCTCGCGCCGCTGTGCGGCGCCCGGGTGGACGCGGTGCGGTGCCACGCCGAGCGGGCCCTCACCCTCGAGCTGCACGGGCGCGGCCGCGAGGCGCTGCTGCTCCTCTCCGCCGAGGCCGACGCCACCCGCCTGCACGTGGCGACGGCCCGCCCGCCCCAGCCGGAGACCCCCTTCGGCTGGCAGGGGCTGCTGCGGCGCGAGCTGGAGGGCGCGCGGCTGGCCGGCCTGGCCCGCTGGCCGGGCGACCGGGTGGTGGCGCTCACCTTCGAGCGGGCGGCCGGCCCGGCGGTGCTGGTGGCCGAGCTGACCGGCCGCCACGGCAACCTCTTCCTGCTCGACGCCGAGGGGACCATCCGCGCCAGCGCCGGCCGGAACCTCTCCACGCGGCGCGAGCTCGTCCCGGGAAAGCGGTACGTGGCGCCCGAGCACCCCTCACCCCGGCCCTCTCCCCAGGGGGGAGAGGGAGGGGTGGCTTCGAGCCCTCGCCCTCAGCGGTTCGCCGACGAGCTCGCGGTCCCCTCACCCCGGCCCTCTCCCCGGGGGGGAGAGGGAGAAGGAGCCCCGTTCCCCTTGTCGGCGGCCGTCGAGCGCCACTACCTGGCGCAGGAGGAGGCCCGCGCCCTGGCCGAGGCGCGCAAGCGGCTGCGCGAGCCGGCCCGGGCGGCCCTGGCCCGCGGCCGCCGGGCCCTCGAGAAGCTGGCCGACGAGGCGGCGCGGGTGCCGGCGGCGGAGGGCGACCGGCGGCTGGGCGACCTCCTCAAGGCCCACCTGCACGCCGTCAAGCGGGGCCAGCACGAGGTGGAGGTCACCGAGTGGACCGAGGAGGGGCCGCGCCAGGTGGTGGTGCCCCTCGACCCGGCCCTGGGGCCAAAGGAGAACCTGGAGCGGCTCTACAGGCGCTTCCGGCGCATCACCGAGAGCGCCGCCCGGGTGCAGGCGCGCCTGGCCGAGGTGCAGGCCCGGGACGCCGCCCTGGTGGCGCTGCTGGCGGCCGTGGACGCGGCCAGCGTCGACGCCCTGCCGCGGCTGGAGCGCCAGGCCCGCGCCATGGGGGCCGGCCCGCGCCCGGCGCCCCGGCCGCGCCGGCGCGACGACCAGCCGGCGCCGCCCTACCGCGCCTTCCGGTCGGCGGCCGGCCTGCCCATCCTGGTGGGGCGCGGCGCCGCCGAGAACGACCAGCTGACCCGCCGGGTGGCGCGCGGCAACGACCTGTGGCTGCACGCCCGCGGCCTGGCCGGCGCCCACGTGGTGGTGCGGCTCGGCAAGGCGGCCCCCGACCAGGAGACCTTCCTGGACGCGGCCCACCTGGCGGTCCACTTCTCCGACGGCCGCGGCGAGCCGCAGGTGGAGGTGGCCGCCACCCGGGTGAAGCACGTCAAGAAGGCCAGGGGGGCGGCGCCCGGCGCGGTCACCTACAGCCAGGAGCGGGTGGTGCTGCTGCGCCTGGAGCCGGCGCGCCTGGCCCGGCTGCTGGCCGAGGAAGAGGCCAGCCAGGCTTGA